The nucleotide window CAGAACACCTCCCGCACTTGGCCGGTAGTCCGGCAGGCCGGACGGATCGGCGTCTCAATCCTCGGCGCCGGGCACGACGGCGTCTGCCGCCAGATCGCGTCGAAGACCGGGGACCGCTTCGCCGGCCTGCCCCTGCACTCCACGGACGAAGGCGCCCTCTTCCTTGAGGAAGCCGCGCTATGGCTGGACTGCTCGGTGGAGCAGGAAGTCCCCGCCGGAGACCACCACGTGGTGCTGCTCCGCGTGCATGGCCTGTCCACTCACGACGGCGCCCACGAGCCTCTGGTCTTCCACGGCTCCGCGTTCCGCCGGCTCGAACAGCCCGCCTACATCTGA belongs to Arthrobacter crystallopoietes and includes:
- a CDS encoding flavin reductase family protein: MPLSDDLQPDTLRSAFGRFPSGVAALCALIDGAPQGIVASSFTVGVSMDPPLVMFAVQNTSRTWPVVRQAGRIGVSILGAGHDGVCRQIASKTGDRFAGLPLHSTDEGALFLEEAALWLDCSVEQEVPAGDHHVVLLRVHGLSTHDGAHEPLVFHGSAFRRLEQPAYI